The genome window TCCCCACGCAAATCTGGGCAGGCGCAGTGCTTTCTTAAGCTTGGTTAGCTTTAGCCTCTCTGCATCAGCTGCTGCTGCGGTGATTACTGTTTGCTCTGACGGTGACTCTGTTTCTGATGGATGGTTTTCCCGTGACAGAGAGGACAATTCCCAGTCTCGTTTCGCAGGCAAAGCGAGCCAACATTTCATTTTTGGGGGCGGGGGGGACCGAACGAAGCACAGCGTGGCGGAATGCAGAAGCTTACTGGACCAGAACAGCGCCGTGTGCATCGCTGCCCGCGCCACTGGGGCACTCGAACGAGGACTGCGCAAGCAAGCGAGTTGTGCTGACAGCGACACGACGGGATCCACGGCGCAGTTATGGTGGGAGGTGaatgagagggaggaggagacttGACAGTGCAGCTTTGTTGTCCTAATTGGGGCACCTCGGTCTCAGCTCGTTGATACAACATCAGTTTCTTTTGGCTTCAGTCTGTCTATTCGTGATCAGCCTCAGCTTACTGACAGTGCATTCTTGTTGACTGCTCCGTGAACCGAAAGCTTGGCTCTCAAGTGCGTCTCCTTAATTGGAGAGCGCTAATCAAGTGCGTCTCCTTAATTGCCCTAACGGGACTTCACTTCGTACTGAGTTGCGTCATGGTAGCACGTAAAATGCACACGAGACAGCCATCGCCATCGAAGCATCGATCAATCATGCGTTGCGTTTGCAGAAAGTAAAGGAAGGAAGCATCGTTTTGGGAAGACGACATGAACCGGCGACAACAAACCATGTCCGGCCTTCTCTTTCATTACATGTCGGAGGTGTCAATGTGCCAGGTGCTGGAAAACCCAGGCACTTAACTTTCTCTTCACCACTCTATCCTGATTCCTTTTCTCCTCCGTCTCTCTTGTTCTATTCCCAGCTGTTTCATCACTCGCTACCATGTAGCTGCGGTGTCAAAGAGAAGGTGATCTCTCACTCGATGATGGAATCTAATGGTTTTGTGTTTTTTGACTGAGATGATCAAAAGCGAAGATGAAAATGTTGTAATGATACGGTTAATTTAGTTGGTGGGGATGGAAGTTGGTTATGGTCCCAATCCTTGAAATATCAGCGGCAGTAGCAGCAGCATACATTTACTACGCAACCTGAGCGACGGGCATTCTACATTAATGGGAGCGGTTGAATGGGTAGAAGGAGAGGGCAGTCGCAAGGGAACAACGAGACAAGGAGGTGGATGGAGTGCTTGCGAATAAAGAAAAAGGGGAAGAGATCACGAGAGCGGACGAGGGGAAAGGATTGACGCAGTGATGGTGGGCGCGCAGTGCATGTGAAACGACCTTGGATTCATATGCGACTTGGTACGTCGTCTTCACGCTCCCACTGGACGTCCTCCCAATTCCTCTGCCATATGACCAAGCTTGTCGAAGCCCGGCAGCCCGCACCTCCCTTATCGCCTCCACCTCTCCCGTCCTCCTGTTGACACCACATGGAGGCCTACCCcgtgccgcctcctcctcctcctcctccgtcattGCTGCACCATGACCACCAAGCTGCCCGTGGCGGCGGCCAAGCCTTTCTCGCCTCCAACGCCGTCGTCCTAATCGTCGTGCCTCTCCTGTTGCTCATCCTCGTGGCCGTGGCCGCTCTGCTGCTGGTCAAGGTCTGCCGAGCCAAGGCCAGGAAGAGCAGAAACATGAGCAGCTGCAACAGCAGCTTCCGGAAAGGCAGTTTCGACCGGATGCAGATGCCTGTGTACTCCGCTAATGGCGGCGCCAACGCCATCGCCTATAGCCCAGGTAGGTCGACTTGCTTCCTCCCGTGTCGGGTTCCGTGTCATGGTTGAGCATCGCTTTCATCCGCTTGGGCTTGTGTGGTCTAATAGATGTGAGGAGTTGCATCCATGGGGGAAAGCTGGGGTGTCCGATGCAGGCCAGGCAGAGGAGAGGGCAGGTGTTCACTTACAGGGAGCTGGAACTGGCCACGGATGGGTTCGGCGAGAACAATGTGATCGGAAACGGTGGATTTGGGGTGGTGTTCAGAGGAACTCTGTGTGATGGGACGGTGGCGGCCATTAAGCTGCTGCGCAGGGAAGACAAGCAAGGGGAGAGAGACTTCAGAACAGAGGTAATCGACCTCtcaacttcttcttctttcgATGCTTCCCTTCACCCAACCTAGAAATTTTGCAGGTTGATCTTCTGAGCCGACTGCACTCCGGTTACTTGGTCGGCCTGCTCGGTTACTGCGCCGACCAACAGCATCGGCTGCTGGTGTTCGAGTACATGCCCAATGGCAGCCTGCAACACCACCTCCACCCCACCTCGAGGAAACAGAGCCACAAGCCTCTCGACTGGTGGACGAGGCTTCGGATCGCACTGGACTGCGCCCGGGCGCTCGAGTTCCTGCACGAGCGCACCGTCCCCGCCGTCATCCACAGGGATTTCAAGTGCAGCAACATCCTTTTGGACCACGACTGCAGGGCCAAGGTGTCGGACTTCGGCATGGCCAAGGTCGGCTCCGACAAGATCAATGGCCAGGTGCTCACCCGAGTGCTGGGGACTACGGGATACGTCGCGCCGGAGTGAGTGAGATCGGAGTCTGTGTTTTGAGTTCCTCGTCTGGGTTTGCTCGACCCGTCTCAGGGAGACCGGTTTGGTGGTGCAGGTATGCGTCGACGGGCAAGTTGACGACGAAGTCGGATGTTTACAGCTACGGCGTTGTTCTGCTTGAGCTTTTGACAGGGAGAGTGCCGGTGGATCCTGGGAGGCCTCCCGGGGAGCATGTCTTAGTCTCATGGGTTGGTAACCCTCCCGTTCTCTGTTTCCTATCTCGCTGAAATCTCTGGCTGCAACTCATACCTGTGTCGTGAGAAACGTGCGAAGGTCGACTCCTCTGATCTCTCCTATCTGCTGCTAATGGCACGGCAGGCTCTTCCTCGGCTGACCAACAGAGAGAAAGTGGTGGAAATGGTGGATCCAGCACTGCGTGGCCAGTTCTCGAAGAAGGAGCTGATTCAGGTGTGAGCAAAAGACCGACCCTTCGGATTCCAAGCTTGCAGCTGCTTGTTCCACAGGTGATGGTAATTGATGGCGTGTTGATGTCGCAGGTTGCAGCCATTGCTGCTGTTTGCGTGCAGTCGGAAGCGGATTACCGCCCTCTCATGACGGACGTGGTGCAGTCGCTCATCCCGCTCGTCAAGAACTCCGTGGCGGCGAGCCCTACCACTCCGTCCAGAGTTCAAGTCTCGGTTGCAAGATCATGATCCAGTGGGAGTTCGCAGCATCTACCAGCGTATGGGATGGGAAGACGGAAGCTGGATTCGGAATGGTTACGCCATTCAAGATTCGGGAGGTGGATGTGGGCAAAGACTGCAGGTATACTGTAGTTGCGTTCATAAGATGCTCGACATCGTGTTGTTCCAGTTATATACTTCTTGGCCATGCTCTGGGCAGCTGCACATTTCATCAGATCAATCCACGATAAATTCTCAGAAAAAGGCAAAATGAATTGGAACATGGAATTCGCTCTTCGTCTTCATGGAGATGTGGTTGATGTTGCGACCATGTCATCTTGGATGCTGCCCAGATGGTGTTCGGTAGAATGCGCGAAAGGGATGTGGTTTCTGTGACGACAATGTGCTCATTCATGGGTGCTGCCCGGACGTTGTCCGACAGAATGCCCGATGGAGTATGGATGCGAAGTATAGATCGACATAAAGAGGGCGGGGAGGAGAGTGCAGGCTGAGGGTTGGGTTGGAGAGTAGCAAATCGAACCCGATAACAACACCACTCGACCCGAATCCGACTCGATCTGCTATTGCCggtgctaattatatattatcccttgtaattagttatatttagcattctgattattatattttaaaagattatattgagatttctatacttacgaaaataaaatatttaaaatatcatgcaTACTGAAAATGATactaaagaagagaaaaaaataatttcgtAGTCGTTGTTCTCATcatctaaaaatattaatttcacAAAAGGATAATTTCTCGGGCTTCGTCCTCCCCTCTAACTTTGGCTCTGCTTCTCATTCCTCTATTGCCTTTCCTCGATTCTCTTTAACGTCGAGGCTATCTCCATCGCGCATCATTAGTTCTTGGCCCTCTTGTTGAGATCGAATTTTAAATTCGATGTTGAGATCGGT of Musa acuminata AAA Group cultivar baxijiao chromosome BXJ2-3, Cavendish_Baxijiao_AAA, whole genome shotgun sequence contains these proteins:
- the LOC135608191 gene encoding probable serine/threonine-protein kinase PBL7, coding for MEAYPVPPPPPPPPSLLHHDHQAARGGGQAFLASNAVVLIVVPLLLLILVAVAALLLVKVCRAKARKSRNMSSCNSSFRKGSFDRMQMPVYSANGGANAIAYSPDVRSCIHGGKLGCPMQARQRRGQVFTYRELELATDGFGENNVIGNGGFGVVFRGTLCDGTVAAIKLLRREDKQGERDFRTEVDLLSRLHSGYLVGLLGYCADQQHRLLVFEYMPNGSLQHHLHPTSRKQSHKPLDWWTRLRIALDCARALEFLHERTVPAVIHRDFKCSNILLDHDCRAKVSDFGMAKVGSDKINGQVLTRVLGTTGYVAPEYASTGKLTTKSDVYSYGVVLLELLTGRVPVDPGRPPGEHVLVSWALPRLTNREKVVEMVDPALRGQFSKKELIQVAAIAAVCVQSEADYRPLMTDVVQSLIPLVKNSVAASPTTPSRVQVSVARS